From one Pelecanus crispus isolate bPelCri1 chromosome 21, bPelCri1.pri, whole genome shotgun sequence genomic stretch:
- the PRNP gene encoding major prion protein homolog, protein MARLLVTCCLVALLLVAWTDVAFSKKSKGKPSGGGWGTGSHRQPSYPRQPGYPQNPSYPHNPGYPHNPGYPHNPGYPHNPGYPHNPGWGQGYNPSSGGSYHNQKPWKPPKSKTNLKHVAGAAAAGAVVGGLGGYAMGRVMSGMHYNFDSPDEYQWWRNNAARYPNQVYYRDYSSPVSQDVFVADCFNITVTEYNIGPAAKKNMSEAGPAVNQTEVELETKVVTKVIREMCVQQYREYRLASGIRLHLADASLATLLLLTLFAMH, encoded by the coding sequence ATGGCCAGGCTCCTCGTCACCTGCTGCCTGGTAGCCCTGCTCCTCGTCGCCTGGACCGACGTCGCCTTCTCCAAGAAGAGCAAAGGCAAACCCAGCGGAGGAGGCTGGGGCACCGGGAGCCACCGCCAGCCCAGCTACCCCCGCCAGCCCGGCTATCCCCAAAATCCCAGCTATCCCCATAATCCGGGCTACCCCCACAACCCTGGCTACCCCCACAACCCTGGCTACCCCCACAACCCTGGCTACCCCCACAACCCGGGGTGGGGACAGGGTTACAACCCATCCAGTGGGGGAAGCTACCACAACCAAAAGCCATGGAAACCCCCCAAATCCAAGACCAACCTCAAGCACGtggccggggcggcggcagcgggcgctGTGGTGGGAGGTTTGGGGGGCTACGCCATGGGACGCGTCATGTCGGGGATGCACTATAACTTCGACAGCCCCGATGAGTACCAGTGGTGGAGGAATAACGCGGCGCGTTACCCCAACCAGGTTTACTACCGGGATTACAGCAGCCCCGTCTCGCAGGACGTCTTCGTCGCCGACTGCTTTAACATCACGGTGACCGAATACAACATCGGACCCGCCGCCAAGAAGAACATGTCAGAGGCTGGTCCAGCAGTGAACCAAACGGAGGTGGAGCTGGAGACCAAGGTGGTGACGAAGGTGATCCGGGAGATGTGCGTCCAGCAGTACCGCGAGTACCGCCTGGCCTCCGGCATCCGGCTGCACCTCGCCGACGCTTCCCTtgccaccctcctcctcctcaccctcttCGCCATGCACTGA